Proteins encoded together in one Festucalex cinctus isolate MCC-2025b chromosome 8, RoL_Fcin_1.0, whole genome shotgun sequence window:
- the grm2b gene encoding glutamate receptor, metabotropic 2b isoform X2: MAEILRYFNWTYVSTVASEGDYGETGIDAFQQEARSHQICIATSAKVSRSMNRQGFENVIRSLQQKSNAKVVILFTRSEDARELLVAAARMKVAFVWVASDGWGAQESVVRGSETAADGAFTIELASYPIREFEDYFTKLNPYTNTRNPWFKEFWEHRFSCSLQEHGCSERSLRDGTFEQESKIMFVVNAVYAMAYALHNMRQAVCSNTSKVCEAMKPGNGKRFYKEFILKTKFEAPFRPADTENMVRFDAVGDSISRYNIFHYHKEDSKFVYKKVGYWDQNLTLNTTLVSWRGSSPPSSQCSDPCKKNEVKSMQPGDVCCWICIPCQAYQYLQDEFTCADCGFGQWPLHNLTGCYDLPEEYIRWEDAWAVGPVTISCLGIMCTLSVVGLFFKHKETPVVKASGRELSYILLLGVLMCYSMTFVYIAKPSTAVCALRRLGLGTSFAVCYSALLTKTNRIARIFSGVKDGAQRPRFISPASQVAICGALISCQLLVALVWLLVEVPGVRKEVSPERRDVVTLKCNSRDSSMLVSLTYNCVLIVLCTVYAFKTRKCPENFNEAKFIGFTMYTTCIIWLAFQPIFYVTASDYRVQTTTMCISVSLSGSVVLGCLFAPKVHIILFQPQKNVASLRVTANRFSATVSASASAPSSSYSKGSASNYVPAVCNGREVVDSTTSSL; this comes from the exons ATGGCGGAGATCCTGCGCTACTTCAACTGGACGTATGTATCCACCGTCGCCTCGGAGGGCGACTACGGCGAGACGGGAATCGACGCCTTCCAGCAGGAGGCCCGCTCTCACCAAATCTGCATTGCCACCTCGGCCAAGGTGAGCCGCTCCATGAACCGCCAGGGCTTCGAGAACGTGATCCGCTCCCTGCAGCAGAAGTCCAACGCCAAGGTGGTCATCCTGTTCACCCGCAGCGAGGACGCCAGGGAGCTGCTGGTGGCGGCCGCTCGCATGAAGGTCGCCTTCGTCTGGGTGGCCAGTGATGGCTGGGGGGCGCAGGAGAGCGTGGTGAGGGGCAGCGAGACGGCGGCGGACGGCGCCTTCACCATCGAGCTGGCCTCCTACCCCATCAGAGAGTTCGAAGACTACTTCACCAAACTGAACCCGTACACCAACACCAGGAACCCGTGGTTCAAGGAGTTCTGGGAGCACCGCTTCAGCTGCAGTCTTCAGGAGCACGGGTGCAGCGAGCGTAGTCTCAGAGACGGCACTTTTGAGCAGGAGTCCAAGATCATGTTTGTGGTCAACGCGGTGTACGCCATGGCCTACGCGCTGCACAACATGAGACAAGCGGTGTGCTCCAACACGTCCAAGGTCTGTGAAGCAATGAAACCAGGCAATGGCAAACGATTCTACAAGGAGTTCATCCTGAAGACCAAGTTTGAAG CTCCGTTTCGACCTGCGGACACGGAGAACATGGTCCGCTTCGACGCGGTGGGCGACAGCATCAGCCGCTACAACATCTTCCACTACCACAAAGAAGACAGCAAGTTTGTCTACAAGAAGGTCGGCTACTGGGACCAGAACCTGACCCTGAACACCACCCTGGTGAGCTGGCGCGGCTCGTCGCCGCCCAGCTCGCAGTGCAGCGACCCCTGCAAGAAGAACGAGGTGAAGAGCATGCAGCCCGGCGACGTGTGCTGCTGGATCTGCATCCCCTGCCAAGCCTACCAGTACCTGCAGGACGAGTTCACGTGCGCCGACTGCGGGTTCGGCCAGTGGCCCCTGCACAACCTGACGGGCTGCTACGACCTGCCCGAAGAGTACATCCGCTGGGAGGACGCGTGGGCCGTCGGGCCCGTCACCATTTCCTGCTTGGGGATCATGTGCACCCTGTCGGTGGTGGGTCTGTTCTTCAAGCACAAGGAGACGCCGGTGGTGAAGGCGAGCGGGCGCGAGCTCTCCTACATCCTCCTTCTGGGCGTCCTCATGTGCTACAGCATGACCTTCGTCTACATCGCCAAGCCGTCCACCGCCGTTTGCGCGCTGCGCCGACTGGGCCTGGGCACGTCGTTCGCCGTGTGCTACTCGGCCCTCCTCACCAAGACCAACCGCATCGCTCGCATCTTCAGCGGCGTGAAGGACGGCGCCCAGCGGCCGCGTTTCATCAGCCCCGCCTCCCAGGTGGCCATTTGCGGGGCCCTGATCTCCTGCCAGCTGCTGGTGGCCCTCGTGTGGCTGCTGGTGGAGGTGCCCGGCGTGAGGAAGGAGGTGAGCCCGGAGAGGAGGGACGTGGTCACCCTCAAGTGCAACAGCAGGGACTCCAGCATGCTCGTGTCGCTCACGTACAACTGCGTCCTCATCGTCCTCTGCACCGTCTACGCCTTCAAAACGAGGAAGTGCCCGGAAAACTTCAACGAGGCCAAGTTCATCGGTTTTACCATGTACACCACCTGCATCATCTGGCTTGCCTTCCAGCCCATCTTCTACGTCACGGCCAGTGACTACAGG GTCCAAACGACCACCATGTGCATCTCTGTCAGTCTGAGCGGCTCGGTGGTCCTGGGCTGCTTGTTTGCTCCCAAGGTCCACATCATCCTTTTCCAGCCGCAGAAGAACGTGGCCTCGCTGCGGGTGACGGCCAACCGCTTCAGTGCCACCGTGTCGGCCTCCGCGTCCGCTCCCAGTTCCAGTTACTCCAAAG GGTCCGCCTCCAACTACGTGCCAGCGGTGTGTAATGGTCGCGAGGTGGTGGACTCGACCACGTCCTCTTTGTGA
- the grm2b gene encoding glutamate receptor, metabotropic 2b isoform X1, with amino-acid sequence MLSVIALLRSSAIPAPSYWPLHILLLELLVPGSLPSMSRLPPAAKREILIDGDLVIGGLFPVHHKGEGTEDCGKINEERGIQRLEAMLLALDEINSSDRILPGLQLGAHILDTCSKDTYALEQSLDFVRASLTKVHDPGFICPDGSRPIQNEVPLAISGVIGGSYSDVSIQVANLLRLFQIPQISYASTSAKLSDKSRYDYFARTVPADFYQAKAMAEILRYFNWTYVSTVASEGDYGETGIDAFQQEARSHQICIATSAKVSRSMNRQGFENVIRSLQQKSNAKVVILFTRSEDARELLVAAARMKVAFVWVASDGWGAQESVVRGSETAADGAFTIELASYPIREFEDYFTKLNPYTNTRNPWFKEFWEHRFSCSLQEHGCSERSLRDGTFEQESKIMFVVNAVYAMAYALHNMRQAVCSNTSKVCEAMKPGNGKRFYKEFILKTKFEAPFRPADTENMVRFDAVGDSISRYNIFHYHKEDSKFVYKKVGYWDQNLTLNTTLVSWRGSSPPSSQCSDPCKKNEVKSMQPGDVCCWICIPCQAYQYLQDEFTCADCGFGQWPLHNLTGCYDLPEEYIRWEDAWAVGPVTISCLGIMCTLSVVGLFFKHKETPVVKASGRELSYILLLGVLMCYSMTFVYIAKPSTAVCALRRLGLGTSFAVCYSALLTKTNRIARIFSGVKDGAQRPRFISPASQVAICGALISCQLLVALVWLLVEVPGVRKEVSPERRDVVTLKCNSRDSSMLVSLTYNCVLIVLCTVYAFKTRKCPENFNEAKFIGFTMYTTCIIWLAFQPIFYVTASDYRVQTTTMCISVSLSGSVVLGCLFAPKVHIILFQPQKNVASLRVTANRFSATVSASASAPSSSYSKGSASNYVPAVCNGREVVDSTTSSL; translated from the exons ATGCTGAGCGTCATCGCTCTCCTCCGGTCGTCGGCCATTCCGGCACCTTCCTACTGGCCCCTCCACATCCTCCTGCTGGAGCTTTTGGTCCCGGGGAGCCTGCCCAGCATGTCCAGACTCCCCCCGGCGGCCAAGCGCGAGATCCTCATCGACGGCGACCTGGTGATCGGCGGCCTTTTCCCGGTGCACCACAAAGGCGAAGGGACGGAGGACTGTGGTAAAATCAACGAGGAGCGAGGGATCCAGAGACTGGAGGCCATGCTGCTGGCGCTGGACGAGATTAATTCCAGCGATCGCATCCTTCCCGGGCTCCAGCTGGGGGCGCACATCCTTGACACCTGCTCCAAGGACACCTACGCTTTGGAGCAGTCCCTCGATTTTGTCAGGGCGTCCCTCACCAAGGTGCACGACCCAGGTTTCATCTGCCCGGACGGGTCGCGACCCATTCAGAATGAGGTCCCGCTGGCCATTTCGGGGGTCATCGGCGGATCCTACAGTGACGTTTCTATCCAG GTGGCCAACCTCCTGCGACTCTTCCAGATCCCTCAGATCAGCTACGCCTCCACCAGCGCCAAACTAAGCGATAAATCCCGCTACGACTACTTCGCTCGCACCGTACCCGCCGACTTCTACCAGGCCAAAGCCATGGCGGAGATCCTGCGCTACTTCAACTGGACGTATGTATCCACCGTCGCCTCGGAGGGCGACTACGGCGAGACGGGAATCGACGCCTTCCAGCAGGAGGCCCGCTCTCACCAAATCTGCATTGCCACCTCGGCCAAGGTGAGCCGCTCCATGAACCGCCAGGGCTTCGAGAACGTGATCCGCTCCCTGCAGCAGAAGTCCAACGCCAAGGTGGTCATCCTGTTCACCCGCAGCGAGGACGCCAGGGAGCTGCTGGTGGCGGCCGCTCGCATGAAGGTCGCCTTCGTCTGGGTGGCCAGTGATGGCTGGGGGGCGCAGGAGAGCGTGGTGAGGGGCAGCGAGACGGCGGCGGACGGCGCCTTCACCATCGAGCTGGCCTCCTACCCCATCAGAGAGTTCGAAGACTACTTCACCAAACTGAACCCGTACACCAACACCAGGAACCCGTGGTTCAAGGAGTTCTGGGAGCACCGCTTCAGCTGCAGTCTTCAGGAGCACGGGTGCAGCGAGCGTAGTCTCAGAGACGGCACTTTTGAGCAGGAGTCCAAGATCATGTTTGTGGTCAACGCGGTGTACGCCATGGCCTACGCGCTGCACAACATGAGACAAGCGGTGTGCTCCAACACGTCCAAGGTCTGTGAAGCAATGAAACCAGGCAATGGCAAACGATTCTACAAGGAGTTCATCCTGAAGACCAAGTTTGAAG CTCCGTTTCGACCTGCGGACACGGAGAACATGGTCCGCTTCGACGCGGTGGGCGACAGCATCAGCCGCTACAACATCTTCCACTACCACAAAGAAGACAGCAAGTTTGTCTACAAGAAGGTCGGCTACTGGGACCAGAACCTGACCCTGAACACCACCCTGGTGAGCTGGCGCGGCTCGTCGCCGCCCAGCTCGCAGTGCAGCGACCCCTGCAAGAAGAACGAGGTGAAGAGCATGCAGCCCGGCGACGTGTGCTGCTGGATCTGCATCCCCTGCCAAGCCTACCAGTACCTGCAGGACGAGTTCACGTGCGCCGACTGCGGGTTCGGCCAGTGGCCCCTGCACAACCTGACGGGCTGCTACGACCTGCCCGAAGAGTACATCCGCTGGGAGGACGCGTGGGCCGTCGGGCCCGTCACCATTTCCTGCTTGGGGATCATGTGCACCCTGTCGGTGGTGGGTCTGTTCTTCAAGCACAAGGAGACGCCGGTGGTGAAGGCGAGCGGGCGCGAGCTCTCCTACATCCTCCTTCTGGGCGTCCTCATGTGCTACAGCATGACCTTCGTCTACATCGCCAAGCCGTCCACCGCCGTTTGCGCGCTGCGCCGACTGGGCCTGGGCACGTCGTTCGCCGTGTGCTACTCGGCCCTCCTCACCAAGACCAACCGCATCGCTCGCATCTTCAGCGGCGTGAAGGACGGCGCCCAGCGGCCGCGTTTCATCAGCCCCGCCTCCCAGGTGGCCATTTGCGGGGCCCTGATCTCCTGCCAGCTGCTGGTGGCCCTCGTGTGGCTGCTGGTGGAGGTGCCCGGCGTGAGGAAGGAGGTGAGCCCGGAGAGGAGGGACGTGGTCACCCTCAAGTGCAACAGCAGGGACTCCAGCATGCTCGTGTCGCTCACGTACAACTGCGTCCTCATCGTCCTCTGCACCGTCTACGCCTTCAAAACGAGGAAGTGCCCGGAAAACTTCAACGAGGCCAAGTTCATCGGTTTTACCATGTACACCACCTGCATCATCTGGCTTGCCTTCCAGCCCATCTTCTACGTCACGGCCAGTGACTACAGG GTCCAAACGACCACCATGTGCATCTCTGTCAGTCTGAGCGGCTCGGTGGTCCTGGGCTGCTTGTTTGCTCCCAAGGTCCACATCATCCTTTTCCAGCCGCAGAAGAACGTGGCCTCGCTGCGGGTGACGGCCAACCGCTTCAGTGCCACCGTGTCGGCCTCCGCGTCCGCTCCCAGTTCCAGTTACTCCAAAG GGTCCGCCTCCAACTACGTGCCAGCGGTGTGTAATGGTCGCGAGGTGGTGGACTCGACCACGTCCTCTTTGTGA
- the rrp9 gene encoding U3 small nucleolar RNA-interacting protein 2 isoform X1 produces MSSFFIKGSKNPHIAKPGKKIMVSKRKAEVNPAMKVKGKKHNSKYNEEISSDSETESPVVAKKRQAQEEQDYDETPQEKKLRLAKLYLNQLKEQEEEKAEDEAFETDLIAGRLREEVLEHKGKLQRLIAKDLLPPDTSEIRLLQGHKLPITCLVISPDDKCIFSAAKDCSIIKWDVESGKKLRVIPGGRKGTEDRHVGHTAQVLCMSVSSDAKYLATGDMNKLIMIWEAETCKHLYKFTGHKGPVSGLSFRRGTHDLYSASHDRSIKVWNVDENAYVETLFGHQDAITGLDSLSRERCVTAGGRDRTVRVWKIAEESQLVFHGHEGSIDCIQLINEEHMITGADDGSVCLWSVNKKKPLSTVKQAHGCHGDAGLEQPHWVAAVAALLNSDVVASGASGCSSNSQVQVWKCGPNYRGLEPLFSIPVIGFVNSLKFSHSGHFLVAGVGQEHRLGRWWRQKEARNGICIIPLKRKPPNQDEAPATE; encoded by the exons ATGTCGTCTTTCTTTATCAAGGGGTCCAAAAACCCCCACATTGCGAAACCTGGAAAAAAGATAATGGTATCGAAGCGGAAA GCTGAAGTGAACCCGGCGATGAAAGTTAAAGGCAAGAAGCACAACTCCAAGTATAACGAAGAGATTTCCAGCGACTCCGAGACAGAGAG TCCGGTAGTTGCCAAGAAAAGGCAGGCCCAAGAGGAGCAAGACTATGATGAGACACCGCAGGAGAAGAAACTCAGATTAGCCAAACTTTATCTTAACCAGTTAAAGGAACAAG AAGAGGAAAAGGCAGAAGATGAGGCATTTGAGACTGATCTGATTGCGGGGAGACTTCGAGAAGAAGTG CTTGAACATAAAGGAAAGTTACAGCGACTCATTGCCAAAGAT TTATTACCACCCGACACTTCCGAAATCCGCCTGTTACAAGGACACAAGCTCCCAATCACCTGCTTGGTCATCAGTCCTGACGATAAGTGCATCTTCTCTGCCGCGAAAGACTGCTCCATCATTAAAT GGGATGTCGAGAGTGGGAAAAAGCTACGGGTCATACCTGGTGGGAGGAAAGGTACGGAGGATCGCCACGTCGGACACACGGCTCAAGTCCTGTGCATGTCCGTATCATCAGACGCAAAATACTTG GCAACTGGAGACATGAACAAGCTGATCATGATTTGGGAAGCGGAAACGTGCAAGCATCTCTACAAATTCACCGGACACAAAGGCCCCGTCTCG GGTCTCTCGTTCAGACGGGGAACTCACGACCTGTACAGCGCCTCGCACGATCGCTCCATCAAAGTGTGGAATGTGGATGAAAATGCCTACGTGGAAACTCT CTTCGGCCATCAGGACGCCATCACGGGACTGGACAGCCTGAGCCGAGAACGCTGCGTGACCGCCGGCGGGCGCGACCGCACCGTGCGGGTGTGGAAGATCGCCGAGGAATCGCAGCTGGTCTTCCACGGCCACGA GGGTTCGATAGATTGCATCCAGCTCATCAACGAGGAGCACATGATCACAGGAGCGGACGACGG CTCCGTCTGTCTTTGGAGCGTCAATAAGAAGAAGCCGCTCAGCACGGTGAAGCAGGCTCacggttgccatggcgacgccGGGCTGGAGCAGCCTCACtgggtggcggcggtggccgCGCTTCTGAACAGCGACGTCGTCGCCTCAGGTGCCTCCGGCT GTTCCAGCAACTCGCAGGTGCAAGTGTGGAAGTGTGGTCCGAATTACCGAGGACTCGAGCCGCTCTTCAGTATTCCAGTG ATCGGTTTTGTCAACAGCTTGAAGTTCTCACACTCGGGTCACTTCTTGGTGGCGGGCGTCGGACAGGAGCACAG GTTGGGTCGATGGTGGAGACAAAAAGAGGCCAGGAACGGGATCTGTATCATTCCCCTGAAAAGGAAACCTCCCAATCAAGATGAAGCCCCAGCAACAGAATAG
- the rrp9 gene encoding U3 small nucleolar RNA-interacting protein 2 isoform X2, with amino-acid sequence MSSFFIKGSKNPHIAKPGKKIMVSKRKAEVNPAMKVKGKKHNSKYNEEISSDSETESPVVAKKRQAQEEQDYDETPQEKKLRLAKLYLNQLKEQEEEKAEDEAFETDLIAGRLREEVLEHKGKLQRLIAKDLLPPDTSEIRLLQGHKLPITCLVISPDDKCIFSAAKDCSIIKWDVESGKKLRVIPGGRKGTEDRHVGHTAQVLCMSVSSDAKYLATGDMNKLIMIWEAETCKHLYKFTGHKGPVSGLSFRRGTHDLYSASHDRSIKVWNVDENAYVETLFGHQDAITGLDSLSRERCVTAGGRDRTVRVWKIAEESQLVFHGHEGSIDCIQLINEEHMITGADDGSVCLWSVNKKKPLSTVKQAHGCHGDAGLEQPHWVAAVAALLNSDVVASGSSNSQVQVWKCGPNYRGLEPLFSIPVIGFVNSLKFSHSGHFLVAGVGQEHRLGRWWRQKEARNGICIIPLKRKPPNQDEAPATE; translated from the exons ATGTCGTCTTTCTTTATCAAGGGGTCCAAAAACCCCCACATTGCGAAACCTGGAAAAAAGATAATGGTATCGAAGCGGAAA GCTGAAGTGAACCCGGCGATGAAAGTTAAAGGCAAGAAGCACAACTCCAAGTATAACGAAGAGATTTCCAGCGACTCCGAGACAGAGAG TCCGGTAGTTGCCAAGAAAAGGCAGGCCCAAGAGGAGCAAGACTATGATGAGACACCGCAGGAGAAGAAACTCAGATTAGCCAAACTTTATCTTAACCAGTTAAAGGAACAAG AAGAGGAAAAGGCAGAAGATGAGGCATTTGAGACTGATCTGATTGCGGGGAGACTTCGAGAAGAAGTG CTTGAACATAAAGGAAAGTTACAGCGACTCATTGCCAAAGAT TTATTACCACCCGACACTTCCGAAATCCGCCTGTTACAAGGACACAAGCTCCCAATCACCTGCTTGGTCATCAGTCCTGACGATAAGTGCATCTTCTCTGCCGCGAAAGACTGCTCCATCATTAAAT GGGATGTCGAGAGTGGGAAAAAGCTACGGGTCATACCTGGTGGGAGGAAAGGTACGGAGGATCGCCACGTCGGACACACGGCTCAAGTCCTGTGCATGTCCGTATCATCAGACGCAAAATACTTG GCAACTGGAGACATGAACAAGCTGATCATGATTTGGGAAGCGGAAACGTGCAAGCATCTCTACAAATTCACCGGACACAAAGGCCCCGTCTCG GGTCTCTCGTTCAGACGGGGAACTCACGACCTGTACAGCGCCTCGCACGATCGCTCCATCAAAGTGTGGAATGTGGATGAAAATGCCTACGTGGAAACTCT CTTCGGCCATCAGGACGCCATCACGGGACTGGACAGCCTGAGCCGAGAACGCTGCGTGACCGCCGGCGGGCGCGACCGCACCGTGCGGGTGTGGAAGATCGCCGAGGAATCGCAGCTGGTCTTCCACGGCCACGA GGGTTCGATAGATTGCATCCAGCTCATCAACGAGGAGCACATGATCACAGGAGCGGACGACGG CTCCGTCTGTCTTTGGAGCGTCAATAAGAAGAAGCCGCTCAGCACGGTGAAGCAGGCTCacggttgccatggcgacgccGGGCTGGAGCAGCCTCACtgggtggcggcggtggccgCGCTTCTGAACAGCGACGTCGTCGCCTCAG GTTCCAGCAACTCGCAGGTGCAAGTGTGGAAGTGTGGTCCGAATTACCGAGGACTCGAGCCGCTCTTCAGTATTCCAGTG ATCGGTTTTGTCAACAGCTTGAAGTTCTCACACTCGGGTCACTTCTTGGTGGCGGGCGTCGGACAGGAGCACAG GTTGGGTCGATGGTGGAGACAAAAAGAGGCCAGGAACGGGATCTGTATCATTCCCCTGAAAAGGAAACCTCCCAATCAAGATGAAGCCCCAGCAACAGAATAG